One part of the Rhipicephalus microplus isolate Deutch F79 unplaced genomic scaffold, USDA_Rmic scaffold_26, whole genome shotgun sequence genome encodes these proteins:
- the LOC119173417 gene encoding uncharacterized protein LOC119173417: protein MQMVRYVIAHLLLPALAHAVAPAEHGFSCPGSDEGSACPLPIVKCLARPEEGLWAAELNQAWTVASSSTSTSPTPIKEQGPSTERCGLGVCATARITNQFAPAMQMVRYVIAHLLLPALAHAVAPAEHGFSCPGSDEGSACPLPIVKCLARPEEGLWAAELNQAWTVASSSTSTSPTPIKEQGPSTERCGLGVCATARITNQFAPAMQVGEPYVVFSKRSGNYFLVQLPSPHCCMVIIAECVHVIRALLILAGDVETNPGPSNISENLLAELRKLSTGQTQLIAEVQGLKSQLGNTDKTIGELNKRLSDLESHYQSLVPLRKEIEVLRVNTEQTSCRIFALEARIDDAENRSRRNNLIFYGIPDPSASETFSESERLVMNLCRDNLQVHLEPRDIERAHRLGRHSPERSRPIIVKIALHKTKTAILSNGRKLKGTSYGIGEDFSRSVQNARKQLIAFARSNNKPFSMHFKTLHMNQKRYIFDAESNTVKELS from the coding sequence atgcagatggtccgttacgtcatcgctcatctgctgctacctgcgcttgcgcatgcggtagcgccggcggaacatggcttcagctgtcctggaagcgacgaaggcagcgcatgccctctgcctatcgtcaaatgcctggctcgaccagaagagggactctgggcagctgagctcaaccaagcctggacggttgcatcatcatcgacatccacgagcccgacacctataaaagaacaaggaccttcaacggagcgctgtgggcttggtgtctgtgccactgcacggatcactaatcaattcgctcccgctatgcagatggtccgttacgtcatcgctcatctgctgctacctgcgcttgcgcatgcggtagcgccggcggaacatggcttcagctgtcctggaagcgacgaaggcagcgcatgccctctgcctatcgtcaaatgcctggctcgaccagaagagggactctgggcagctgagctcaaccaagcctggacggttgcatcatcatcgacatccacgagcccgacacctataaaagaacaaggaccttcaacggagcgctgtgggcttggtgtctgtgccactgcacggatcactaatcaattcgctcccgctatgcagGTTGGTGAGCCCTACGTTGTCTTTTCGAAAAGATCTGGTAATTACTTTCTGGTACAGCTGCCAAGCCCGCATTGCTGTATGGTTATTATTGCCGAGTGTGTCCATGTAATTCGTGCACTACTAATTCTAGCTGGAGAtgttgaaactaaccctggccctTCAAATATCTCTGAGAACCTTCTTGCTGAATTGCGTAAGCTATCTACAGGTCAAACACAACTAATTGCAGAAGTACAGGGCTTGAAGTCTCAGCTCGGTAACACCGATAAAACAATTGGCGAACTGAACAAAAGATTATCAGACCTTGAAAGTCATTATCAGTCTCTGGTACCACTTCGAAAAGAAATAGAAGTCCTGCGCGTTAACACGGAGCAGACCTCCTGCAGAATCTTTGCACTAGAAGCCCGTATTGATGACGCTGAAAATCGCTCAAGGCGAAACAACCTAATATTTTACGGTATCCCGGACCCTTCCGCATCTGAAACATTTTCTGAATCGGAGCGGCTGGTAATGAATCTTTGCCGGGACAACCTACAGGTTCACTTAGAACCAAGAGATATCGAACGCGCGCATCGTCTCGGTCGACATTCACCTGAACGCTCCCGGCCCATAATCGTGAAGATTGCTCTGCACAAGACAAAAACTGCAATATTATCGAATGGTCGCAAGCTTAAGGGGACAAGCTACGGCATAGGTGAAGACTTCTCACGCTCAGTCCAAAATGCTAGAAAACAACTAATTGCTTTTGCGAGAAGTAACAACAAGCCATTTTCAATGcacttcaaaacactgcacatgaaTCAGAAGCGCTACATTTTCGACGCCGAATCAAACACCGTCAAAGAACTATCGTAG